In one window of Arachis ipaensis cultivar K30076 chromosome B06, Araip1.1, whole genome shotgun sequence DNA:
- the LOC107605330 gene encoding metacaspase-1 codes for MYSNMLVNCSGCHTPLQLPPGATSIRCALCHAVTHIADPRALPHQPHSSTHAPPPPPHTAPSPYNHAPPGPPPNAHGRKKAVVVGISYKYSRHELKGCINDAKCMKYLLMNKFNFPESCIIMLTEEEDPYGPKFPNKHNMRMAMFWLVQGCQPGDSLVFHYSGHGSQQRNYSGDEADGYDETLCPLDFETQGMIVDDEINATIVRPLLPGVRLHALIDACHSGTVLDLPFLCRMDRGGRYVWEDHRPRSGTWKGSAGGEVISFSGCDDHQTSADTSALSKITSTGAMTFCFIQAIERGHGTTYGSILNAMRTAIRNVGNDGDVIGGGVVTSLLSMLLTGGSGIGGLRQEPQLTACEPFDVYTKPFHL; via the exons ATGTACAGCAACATGCTCGTCAACTGCTCTGGCTGCCACACGCCTCTGCAGTTGCCACCCGGCGCCACCTCAATCCGCTGCGCGTTGTGCCATGCCGTCACTCATATTGCCGACCCACGCGCCCTCCCGCACCAGCCACACTCATCGACCCACGCGCCTCCACCGCCGCCGCACACGGCCCCTTCCCCCTACAACCACGCACCGCCGGGCCCCCCGCCGAATGCTCACGGCCGCAAGAAGGCGGTGGTCGTCGGCATTTCGTACAAATACTCCCGGCACGAATTGAAGGGTTGCATCAATGACGCCAAGTGCATGAAATACCTTCTCATGAACAAGTTCAACTTCCCCGAATCTTGCATCATCATGCTCACCG AAGAAGAAGATCCTTATGGCCCAAAATTTCCTAATAAGCACAACATGAGGATGGCTATGTTTTGGCTTGTACAAGGATGTCAACCGGGGGACTCGCTGGTTTTTCATTATTCGGGTCATGGGTCACAGCAAAGGAACTATAGTGGTGATGAAGCTGATGGATATGATGAAACATTATGCCCCCTTGACTTTGAAACACAGGGCATGATTGTAGATGACGAGATTAATGCAACAATTGTTAGACCTCTACTACCTGGGGTTAGGCTGCATGCACTAATTGATGCTTGCCACAGTGGCACTGTTCTGGATTTGCCATTTCTTTGCAGAATGGACAG GGGTGGACGGTATGTATGGGAGGACCATCGCCCTAGGTCAGGTACATGGAAAGGATCAGCTGGTGGAGAAGTTATCTCCTTTAGTGGATGTGATGATCATCAAACTTCCGCTGATACATCT GCACTTTCAAAGATTACATCAACTGGGGCTATGACGTTTTGTTTCATCCAAGCCATTGAGCGTGGTCATGGGACTACATACGGAAGCATTCTGAATGCAATGCGCACTGCCATCAGAAATGTTGGCAATGATGGTGATGTTATAGGTGGTGGTGTAGTTACATCTCTCCTCTCCATGCTATTGACTGGAGGCAGCGGTATTGGTGGACTAAGACAG GAACCACAGCTGACAGCTTGTGAACCGTTCGATGTGTATACAAAACCATTTCATTTATGA